From Salvia splendens isolate huo1 chromosome 16, SspV2, whole genome shotgun sequence, a single genomic window includes:
- the LOC121770626 gene encoding brassinosteroid-responsive RING protein 1-like produces the protein MGLLFYAIKVPKVITVAFFLNLISYAHHLLIAALTHLRLYKRPPAEELPESGSSTNNYILILDSSSPSLVPIPVHVVTTAIKSLVPVIEYEELVGRGGGGEKGCSICLECIEGRDEVRELCNCRHLFHRDCLDTWIDEGQVTCPLCRSMLLPPRVNLLRCNQIPNS, from the coding sequence ATGGGTCTCCTCTTCTACGCAATAAAAGTTCCCAAAGTCATCACAGTAGCCTTCTTCCTCAACCTAATTTCCTACGCACACCACCTCCTCATCGCCGCCCTCACGCATCTCCGCCTCTACAAGCGCCCGCCGGCGGAGGAATTGCCCGAATCCGGCTCCTCCACCAACAATTACATCCTGATTCTGGACAGCTCCTCCCCCTCGCTGGTCCCGATCCCGGTCCACGTCGTGACCACCGCAATCAAGAGCCTGGTACCCGTAATCGAATATGAGGAATTGGTCGGCCGCGGCGGAGGCGGGGAGAAGGGGTGTAGCATATGCTTGGAGTGTATAGAGGGGCGGGATGAGGTGAGGGAGCTTTGCAATTGCAGGCATTTGTTCCATAGGGATTGTTTGGACACGTGGATTGATGAGGGGCAGGTGACTTGTCCTTTGTGTAGATCGATGTTGTTGCCTCCTAGAGTTAATCTTCTCAGATGTAATCAAATTCCTAATtcctag